The Cloacibacterium sp. TD35 region AGACACATTTATTGCCATCATTTACTTCTTTGCTTTCTTGAATTGCAGAAAGTTTTTGGTAGTCTGAGAAGTTGTGGTGAGGGGTATAACCTAAGGTAAGAATTCTTTCGGCGATTTCGTCTATTTTAAGAACCAAGCCGTCATATAATTCTTCGAATTTAAGATGTAAGGTAAAAAAATCATTTCCCTTAATATTCCAATGAGCGCCTCTCGTATTCTGATAAAAAATAGAATAGTTAGCAAGCAATACATTTAGTTTTTCAGCAATTTTTTTACAATCGGCTTCTTTTAGGCCTATAAGATTAGAATTTTTCATTATGTAAGATTTTATAAAATTAGTTTCTGTATAAATTTAAAAAATCTTATTGAGTCTTCCAAATATAGTGAAGAGTCTTTATCATTTGATTGGATTAAAACTCAAAAAGAATGACCCCTATATATAATATGATGTGGTAGATAAAGAAATCAATTAAATTTTTTTAAAAAATATTACAAATAATTCATAATCAATGCTTGTCAGTTTAAAAATAATTCATAATTTTGCACCCTAAAATAAAAAATAATATAAAGCAATCAAATGCCTACTATTCAACAATTAGTTAGAAAAGGAAGAGCCACACTTGCTAAGAAGAGCAAATCGGCTGCTTTGGATTCATGTCCACAAAGAAGAGGCGTATGTACGAGAGTATATACAACTACTCCTAAGAAACCTAACTCAGCACTTAGAAAAGTTGCGAGAGTAAGACTTTCAAACGGAAAAGAAGTTAACGCCTACATCCCGGGAGAAGGACATAACCTCCAAGAGCACTCGATAGTATTAGTACGTGGCGGAAGAGTAAAAGATTTACCGGGAGTTAGATATCACATTGTTCGTGGTGCTTTAGACACTGCCGGAGTAAACGGAAGAACGCAAAGACGTTCTAAGTACGGTGCGAAAA contains the following coding sequences:
- a CDS encoding Dps family protein: MKNSNLIGLKEADCKKIAEKLNVLLANYSIFYQNTRGAHWNIKGNDFFTLHLKFEELYDGLVLKIDEIAERILTLGYTPHHNFSDYQKLSAIQESKEVNDGNKCVLNILDSFKTVIELQRELLEITEAAGDEGTNAQMSGYITEQEKLIWMYNAYLGK
- the rpsL gene encoding 30S ribosomal protein S12 — encoded protein: MPTIQQLVRKGRATLAKKSKSAALDSCPQRRGVCTRVYTTTPKKPNSALRKVARVRLSNGKEVNAYIPGEGHNLQEHSIVLVRGGRVKDLPGVRYHIVRGALDTAGVNGRTQRRSKYGAKRPKPGQAAPTGKKK